A window from Branchiostoma floridae strain S238N-H82 chromosome 16, Bfl_VNyyK, whole genome shotgun sequence encodes these proteins:
- the LOC118403454 gene encoding neuronal acetylcholine receptor subunit alpha-5-like: protein MGLPTFGSRSPVKRFYRVGEKVTYTCDEGYTLDSRHTSRVRCLQGGIWQYDKPSCSVDIKGTLQDDLLYGYSPNQAPDADTAITFSGTVEQIIDLDEKKELLVATLVIEFTWQDSRLTWWPEYYGNIQTLSVRDSSIWTPTLTLKRNADGKYQGLQKGVPILIRPDGTVTWRVETLTSTICDAKPFFFPADTMECHICFSVSSAIEQTIECGGGSTCDVWSPPQQEGEWNRKDKIFAEGNKKACFAVHLERIPLFHIATTVGPCIILVVLMTITFIMPIDRGDRISFGVTILLSMVVSLVFVTEVLPVKGALPFFATLIVVCMGLMGLFLFFTMYIISLHDKEGSLSPMAKTFFLHYMAKFLLLGDLTEKEAGPTGGKLSWPERANRVVPADDVVKVDGEETTDNVYEDLAETDGKNPTDVFEFDGMIKVEVESQDQISDDVVKVDGETPADVSGTTGDIPAENPSGPPTRLEAAVEEQTSCLRDLISIVQEQAVKSEQKAEEVIHSLEELAKAVKGDQEVSDYTLLTKVLDRLCLVLYVISVAVAVPISMYLGK from the exons ATGGGTCTTCCAACATTCGGTAGTAGAAGCCCTGTCAAGAGGTTCTACCGCGTGGGAGAAAAGGTCACGTACACCTGCGACGAAGGGTACACTCTGGACTCCAGGCATACCAGCAGAGTCAGGTGCCTCCAAGGGGGCATCTGGCAATATGACAAGCCCAGTTGTTCAG TGGACATCAAAGGTACACTGCAAGATGACCTGCTCTACGGGTACAGTCCCAACCAGGCGCCTGATGCTGACACAGCAATCACCTTCAGTGGCACTGTGGAACAGATCATCGACCTG gaCGAAAAGAAGGAGCTTCTTGTAGCCACTTTAGTCATCGAATTC ACCTGGCAGGACAGCCGGCTGACGTGGTGGCCAGAGTACTACGGGAACATCCAGACCCTCAGCGTGCGGGACAGCAGCATCTGGACACCTACACTTACTCTGAAGAGGAA TGCCGATGGTAAGTACCAAGGCTTGCAAAAGGGCGTACCGATCCTGATCAGACCCGATGGTACTGTAACATGGAGGGTGGAGACTCTGACAAGCACCATCTGCGATGCAAAGCCGTTCTTCTTCCCTGCTGACACCATGGAATGccacatctgtttctctgtgTCCTCTGCAATAGAACAAACCATAG AATGCGGAGGGGGCAGTACCTGTGACGTCTGGTCTCCCCCACAACAGGAGGGCGAATGGAATCGGAAGGACAAGATCTTCGCAGAAGGCAACAAGAAGGCGTGCTTCGCTGTTCACCTAGAGAGGATCCCGCTGTTCCACATCGCCACGACCGTTGGGCCCTGCATCATCCTGGTGGTGCTGATGACCATCACCTTTATCATGCCCATAGACAGGGGAGACCGGATCTCCTTCGGAGTGACCATCCTGCTCTCCATGGTCGTGTCTCTCGTGTTTGTCACGGAGGTACTTCCTGTGAAAGGGGCGCTGCCGTTTTTCG CCACGCTGATCGTCGTCTGCATGGGGCTGATGGGACTTTTCCTGTTCTTCACCATGTACATCATCAGCCTCCACGACAAGGAGGGGAGTCTGTCACCAATGGCCAAGACTTTCTTTCTCCACTACATGGCAAA GTTCCTGCTGCTCGGAGACCTCACAGAGAAGGAGGCTGGTCCGACCGGCGGGAAGCTGTCCTGGCCTGAGCGGGCCAACCGCGTGGTCCCTGCCGATGACGTGGTCAAGGTCGACGGAGAGGAGACCACAGACAATGTCTACGAAGACTTGGCGGAGACCGACGGAAAGAACCCGACCGATGTCTTCGAATTCGATGGCATGATAAAAGTCGAGGTCGAGAGCCAAGATCAAATCTCCGATGACGTAGTTAAGGTCGACGGAGAAACCCCAGCTGATGTCTCCGGTACAACAGGCGACATCCCTGCCGAAAAC CCGTCCGGCCCGCCCACTCGCCTGGAGGCCGCCGTGGAAGAGCAGACCTCTTGCCTGCGTGACCTGATTAGCATCGTTCAGGAGCAGGCGGTGAAGTCCGAGCAGAAGGCGGAAGAGGTGATCCACAGCCTGGAGGAGCTGGCCAAGGCGGTGAAGGGCGATCAGGAAGTGTCCGATTACACCCTGCTGACCAAGGTACTGGACAGGCTGTGCCTTGTCCTGTACGTCATCAGCGTTGCTGTGGCCGTGCCCATTTCCATGTATCTGGGCAAGTAA
- the LOC118403456 gene encoding zinc finger protein 665-like codes for MAMAGQVSLTDVNDGSPTGVPKIDCDSKSSNAEDQTTAQKVHVNSCDQCDYSATQKPSLDKHIAENHTGEKPYKCDQCDFSAMQKSHIDYHIATKHTGEKPYMCGECGYRTVLKYTLSTHMKIHTGEKPFKCDQCDFSAIQKSHMDYHKATKHIGEKPYMCSECGYRTVQKSKLSRHMKTHTGEKPYNAEIHFGQPYGSKAHWREILKCDQCNYSASLKANLDNHTAAKHIGEKPYMCAQKTTLNEHRTKHKGEKPYMCGESGHRFDMATVERQAPNESNVGSPTVVSPVASGSKRSDAEDVMAAEKVNLNNVGEKPYMCGQFGHKASYSCRRYLYRHMITHTGENVYKCDQFDDSTTKKSTFENHFTRHSGEKLYMCEECGYRASLRRTYAGEHPYKCGQSD; via the exons ATGGCAATGGCAGGACAAGTGTCTCTCACCGATGTGAATGATGGATCTCCCACCGGGGTGCCCAAGATTGACTGTGACAGCAAATCAAGCAATGCTGAAGACCAGACGACAGCACAAAAAGTCCACGTGAATAGT tgtgaccagtgtgactattcagcTACACAGAAACCCAGTCTGGACAAGCATATAGCAGAAaatcacacaggtgaaaaaccctacaagtgtgaccagtgcgatttTTCTGCAATGCAGAAATCCCACATTGACTACCATATAGCaacaaagcacactggtgagaaaccctacatgtgtggagagtgcgggtatAGGACAGTTCTAAAGTATACCTTATCCACACATATGAAAatccacactggagaaaaacccttcaagtgtgaccagtgcgatttTTCTGCAATACAGAAATCCCACATGGACTATCATAAAGCAACAAAGCACattggtgagaaaccctacatgtgtagtGAGTGCGGCTACAGGACAGTTCAAAAGTCTAAGTTATCACGACATATGAAAAcccatacaggggaaaaaccctacaa cgcggaaatccactttggacaaccATATGGCAGCAAGGCACACTGGAGAGAAATCCtaaagtgtgaccagtgtaactattctgcATCACTGAAAGCCAATCTAGACAACCATACAGCAGCAAAACACataggtgaaaaaccctacatgtgtg cacagaaaaccaCTTTAAACGAGCATCGCACAAAACACaagggtgagaaaccctacatgtgtggagagtctGGGCACAG gTTCGACATGGCAACCGTAGAACGTCAAGCCCCCAACGAAAGCAATGTAGGTTCTCCCACCGTGGTTTCGCCTGTTGCCTCTGGCAGCAAAAGAAGTGACGCAGAAGACGTAATGGCAGCCGAGAAAGTCAACTTAAACAACgttggtgagaaaccctacatgtgtgggcagTTTGGGCACAAGGCATCTTATTCATGTAGGCGTTACCTGTACCGACACATGataacccatacaggagaaaatgtctacaagtgtgaccagtttGACGATTCTACAACAAAGAAATCGACTTTTGAGAACCATTTCACAAGACACAGCGGTGAAAAACTCTATATGTGCgaggagtgtgggtacagggcatcTCTTAG GAGAACCTATGCAGGTGAACATCCGTATAAATGTGGCCAGTCTGACTAA